The following are encoded in a window of Candidatus Lokiarchaeota archaeon genomic DNA:
- a CDS encoding AAA family ATPase: protein MSDFEIERVKTGIPGLDELIEGGFPKGDTILIAGKAGTGKTILANQFLYNGATEYEEPGVLVTLEETPQMIRRNMKRFGMDLQELEDNEMLSIVDLSPSKERSPVPVGEYPSFDLSGLEAIILNHIEKVNAKRVVIDTLSIMAYKFKSRDILREEFFKLCAAITRTGATLLLTSEIPAHHGGLGVFDIEAFLASGVIVLYYEKVSDTSRSRSIEVLKLRGSKHSSRIHSMRITDEGIRVWPGEIAGQG, encoded by the coding sequence ATGAGTGACTTTGAAATTGAGCGGGTAAAAACAGGCATACCAGGCCTGGATGAATTAATCGAGGGTGGTTTCCCGAAAGGAGATACCATTTTGATTGCTGGTAAAGCTGGAACTGGAAAGACTATCCTAGCAAATCAATTCCTCTACAATGGCGCAACTGAATATGAGGAACCAGGTGTTCTCGTTACGTTGGAAGAAACACCACAGATGATTCGACGGAACATGAAACGCTTCGGCATGGATTTACAAGAATTAGAAGATAATGAGATGTTATCAATCGTTGATTTGTCACCTTCAAAGGAGCGTTCTCCCGTACCAGTGGGAGAATACCCCAGCTTCGATCTCTCAGGATTGGAGGCCATAATACTGAATCACATTGAGAAAGTGAATGCCAAACGCGTTGTGATTGACACCCTCTCCATTATGGCATACAAATTCAAGAGCCGAGACATCCTCCGCGAAGAATTCTTCAAACTATGTGCAGCAATCACCCGCACTGGAGCAACACTTCTTCTTACAAGTGAGATTCCCGCTCATCACGGTGGTTTGGGTGTCTTTGATATTGAGGCATTCTTAGCTTCTGGCGTAATAGTCCTCTACTATGAGAAAGTAAGTGACACCTCAAGATCTCGATCAATAGAAGTACTCAAGCTAAGAGGTTCCAAGCACAGCTCACGCATACACTCAATGCGGATTACAGATGAGGGTATCAGAGTATGGCCTGGTGAAATTGCCGGTCAAGGGTAA
- the nrdD gene encoding anaerobic ribonucleoside-triphosphate reductase has protein sequence MTDINEAVAKNIEEIAAREEKLPSVRTTSGTIEDFDAERIINSLHREAGLTHADAQLVAVKVMDRIAASGIKFLSGPLIREMCNSVLAELGLEEERIRYTRVGIPMWDVNQLIHDTGDHTSNANLMRNPETIAKLVHDNVMEQHTFLSIPPHLADAHLSGDIYIKDREYFSTRDYCATWDLRQVLKLGIAPDGLGGMHSSQAGPAVHLPVAINHSAIWLAAAQSSFAGGQGYFFFNTFLAPFCQGKSYKEIKQAAQQLIFTLTQQYVARGGQVIFSSIDLTPGIPKIMKDVPAVLPGGRISNLAYGDFEEEANQFFNAFMEVMIKGDANGKGFNFPKPNIVLREEFMKPEYDDSWRLVGELTAKHGSPYFENYLNWRSGIEAGCSSCCSHLWTASSDEEMEEFLTGNMVFGASQMVTPNIPRAAWLGRKDEDRFFEKLDEFIDLCKEVMLEKKHCMDRLIDSGSVPFYTQPKPNGDPLINMEDREFLLGTVGFEEMVHIMTGHHLHEREGTKFGIKVLKHLKKRAREFQEDYGLSFNVTRTPAESAAGRLARKDYRQFKGIRPYLKGDHPSVYYTNSTTLYVGADIPLSKRIKKEGMFHPYMDGGALTHVYLGEKNPDPDALWALTRKIAEETLNSYWSFTKDILACPSCFHQEGIDWRNAKFSSVEDLNRIPCPKCGYIGVDIISRITGYLQSFSSWNNSKRQEFLDRHRYAV, from the coding sequence TTGACTGATATCAATGAAGCAGTAGCAAAAAATATTGAAGAAATAGCGGCACGTGAAGAGAAACTACCGAGCGTTCGTACGACTAGTGGAACGATTGAGGATTTTGATGCTGAGAGAATTATCAATAGTCTTCATCGTGAAGCCGGGTTGACACATGCGGATGCTCAGCTCGTTGCTGTCAAGGTTATGGATAGAATAGCTGCTTCAGGAATCAAGTTTCTTTCTGGCCCTTTGATTCGTGAGATGTGTAACAGTGTGCTGGCAGAATTGGGCTTGGAAGAAGAACGTATCCGGTATACCCGTGTGGGAATCCCGATGTGGGACGTGAATCAGCTCATCCACGATACCGGAGATCACACGTCTAATGCAAACCTGATGAGGAATCCTGAGACCATTGCCAAACTGGTTCACGATAACGTGATGGAGCAGCACACCTTCCTCTCTATACCTCCCCACCTAGCAGATGCTCATCTAAGTGGTGACATCTACATCAAGGATCGGGAGTACTTCTCTACACGTGACTACTGCGCCACGTGGGATCTTCGCCAAGTGCTCAAGCTTGGTATTGCGCCTGATGGGCTTGGCGGGATGCATTCTTCACAAGCGGGTCCCGCCGTCCATCTTCCAGTGGCAATCAATCATTCCGCTATATGGCTTGCAGCAGCCCAAAGTTCCTTTGCTGGCGGTCAAGGGTATTTCTTCTTCAACACTTTCTTGGCACCGTTCTGTCAAGGGAAATCATACAAAGAAATCAAGCAGGCTGCTCAACAACTTATCTTCACACTAACACAGCAGTATGTTGCTCGCGGAGGTCAAGTCATCTTCTCCAGTATCGACCTCACACCAGGCATACCCAAAATCATGAAGGATGTGCCGGCTGTTTTGCCTGGCGGGAGAATTAGCAACTTGGCTTATGGCGATTTCGAAGAAGAAGCCAACCAGTTCTTCAACGCCTTCATGGAAGTCATGATTAAAGGGGATGCAAACGGAAAAGGCTTCAATTTTCCAAAACCAAATATCGTTCTCCGCGAAGAATTCATGAAGCCTGAATATGACGACTCGTGGCGTCTCGTGGGTGAACTTACGGCGAAACACGGAAGTCCCTATTTCGAGAACTATTTGAACTGGAGGAGCGGTATCGAGGCTGGATGCAGCAGCTGTTGCTCTCATCTCTGGACTGCGAGCAGCGATGAGGAGATGGAGGAATTCCTTACAGGCAACATGGTTTTTGGCGCATCACAAATGGTCACGCCAAATATTCCCCGCGCTGCATGGCTCGGCCGGAAGGATGAAGACCGATTCTTTGAGAAACTGGACGAGTTTATTGATCTCTGCAAGGAGGTTATGCTTGAGAAGAAACACTGCATGGACCGGCTTATTGACAGCGGCAGTGTACCATTCTATACCCAACCCAAACCTAATGGTGATCCACTCATCAATATGGAAGATCGCGAATTCCTGTTAGGAACGGTTGGTTTCGAAGAAATGGTCCATATCATGACAGGGCACCATTTGCACGAGCGCGAGGGCACCAAATTCGGTATCAAGGTTCTCAAACACCTCAAGAAACGGGCACGTGAGTTCCAAGAGGATTACGGACTCAGTTTCAATGTTACACGGACTCCCGCGGAGAGTGCAGCTGGTCGATTGGCTCGAAAGGACTATCGGCAGTTCAAGGGAATCCGACCGTATCTCAAGGGCGATCATCCAAGCGTCTACTATACAAACTCAACCACTTTGTATGTTGGAGCCGACATTCCTCTAAGTAAACGAATCAAGAAAGAAGGCATGTTTCATCCATACATGGATGGCGGTGCGCTAACACACGTCTACTTGGGTGAGAAGAACCCTGATCCCGACGCTCTCTGGGCACTCACTCGCAAAATCGCTGAAGAAACACTCAATTCATACTGGTCCTTTACCAAGGATATCCTTGCCTGCCCATCTTGCTTCCACCAGGAAGGCATCGACTGGCGCAACGCTAAGTTCTCCTCTGTTGAGGACCTGAATCGTATCCCCTGTCCAAAGTGTGGATATATCGGGGTGGATATCATCAGCCGGATTACCGGGTATCTACAGTCGTTTTCAAGTTGGAATAACTCCAAGAGACAGGAATTCCTAGATAGGCACCGATATGCCGTATAA
- a CDS encoding N-acetyltransferase — protein sequence MSDMTEEYYAHPLAVVDDGAQIGEGTKIWHFAHVRGTAKLGKACNLGKGVYIDADVEIGDNVKIQNGVSVYKGVKIEDDVFCGPHMTFTNDLYPRAFSESWEVCETLVKEGASIGAHAVIICNTILGEYCMVGSGSVVTKDIPAHGLVMGNPARLVGFVCICGQPLHDEIEKNADEVIFRCAECNQETIIPAADYEMKVR from the coding sequence ATGAGCGACATGACAGAAGAGTACTATGCACACCCACTAGCGGTTGTAGACGATGGAGCGCAAATTGGCGAAGGCACCAAGATATGGCACTTCGCTCATGTTCGGGGGACAGCCAAGCTTGGAAAAGCCTGTAATCTGGGGAAGGGAGTATACATCGACGCCGATGTTGAGATAGGCGACAACGTCAAAATTCAGAATGGCGTGTCTGTTTACAAGGGCGTCAAAATAGAAGATGATGTGTTCTGTGGACCGCACATGACATTTACCAATGATCTGTATCCGCGTGCATTCAGCGAATCATGGGAAGTTTGTGAAACTCTTGTCAAGGAGGGTGCTTCAATTGGAGCTCATGCTGTCATTATCTGCAATACGATACTGGGCGAGTATTGCATGGTCGGGAGTGGCTCTGTCGTTACGAAGGATATTCCAGCTCATGGATTGGTGATGGGGAATCCAGCACGATTAGTTGGATTCGTCTGTATCTGTGGTCAGCCGCTCCATGATGAAATAGAGAAGAATGCTGATGAAGTCATCTTCCGGTGCGCCGAGTGCAATCAAGAAACCATTATTCCGGCAGCTGATTATGAAATGAAGGTTAGGTAG
- a CDS encoding AsnC family transcriptional regulator: protein MDDKDRELIHILQQDGRKSLTDIGKELGMSHVAIGKRLNKLREEDSVQISAGVRAESLDIKIVFMGLETRNMEVADGIAEKYGDCPRLLMLAPVTGRYNLFAVMIAEDTWSMESMVGTCSMATEEGIRNTETWLGNAPIVPEYLSIDLAPNRDNGDKSPCGRHCPECKRYKIDRCVGCPKTSAYKGNLWIQSKNKE from the coding sequence ATGGACGACAAGGACAGAGAACTGATTCATATTCTACAGCAAGATGGTCGGAAGAGCCTTACAGATATAGGCAAAGAGCTGGGGATGTCCCACGTCGCCATTGGCAAGAGATTGAACAAGCTAAGAGAAGAAGATTCGGTGCAAATCTCAGCTGGAGTCCGGGCAGAATCACTTGACATCAAAATCGTCTTCATGGGTCTGGAAACCCGAAATATGGAGGTTGCTGATGGAATAGCCGAGAAATATGGTGACTGTCCCAGGCTGTTGATGCTCGCACCCGTGACTGGAAGATACAACCTGTTTGCGGTAATGATTGCAGAAGATACCTGGAGTATGGAATCCATGGTTGGAACCTGCAGTATGGCCACAGAGGAGGGTATTAGAAATACCGAAACATGGCTCGGAAATGCTCCAATCGTGCCGGAGTATTTGTCCATCGATCTTGCCCCCAATCGAGACAATGGAGACAAATCACCCTGTGGCAGGCATTGTCCGGAATGTAAACGATACAAAATTGATAGATGTGTTGGCTGCCCTAAGACATCAGCTTACAAAGGGAATCTGTGGATTCAATCGAAGAACAAAGAGTAA
- a CDS encoding thymidylate synthase: MATYIRATTAVEAWKRIIPKIMKNGLTRVGERDLKTRWLDNVMIHILQPFAERVSPDYPFSQKVLQEKYATQLLNPDRLDFEYTYGERLNAWGDEKINQLDYIVKKIQANPNSRRAVATTWDPRKDDNADEVPCLNHFVFMRRDGNLDLSVTIRSNDMYGAWPANFYALTELLKHVAEQVNMDTGRITTLSVNAHIYKHDWKSAESLI, translated from the coding sequence ATGGCGACATACATACGGGCTACAACAGCTGTTGAAGCTTGGAAGAGGATAATCCCGAAAATCATGAAGAACGGACTGACACGTGTTGGTGAACGGGATTTGAAAACCCGCTGGTTAGACAACGTAATGATTCACATCCTCCAGCCGTTTGCTGAGAGAGTAAGTCCAGACTATCCATTTAGTCAGAAGGTGTTACAAGAGAAGTATGCTACACAGCTTCTCAATCCAGATCGCCTTGATTTCGAATATACCTATGGAGAGCGATTGAATGCGTGGGGTGATGAAAAAATCAATCAGCTGGACTACATTGTAAAGAAAATCCAGGCAAATCCAAATAGCAGGAGGGCAGTCGCTACAACGTGGGATCCTCGAAAAGATGACAACGCTGATGAAGTGCCTTGTCTGAACCATTTTGTGTTCATGAGAAGAGATGGAAATCTAGACCTCTCTGTGACTATTCGTAGCAATGACATGTACGGAGCTTGGCCAGCGAATTTCTACGCATTGACAGAGCTACTCAAGCACGTGGCAGAACAAGTCAATATGGATACAGGCAGAATAACAACGCTCTCAGTTAATGCGCATATTTACAAGCATGACTGGAAAAGTGCTGAATCCCTCATTTAG
- a CDS encoding GTP-binding protein: MSHMPAEYRFKTVMLGDGAVGKTALTIRYTQERFESDYKHTIGSDFAIKRTRLPERDSNVTLQIWDLAGQPRYSVVREGFYRGARGGLLVYDVTRRRTFLNIENWKNECFKAIGNPIPMIVVANKVDLEESRVVGTEEGKEYADELGFLYVESSALTGENVEKAYTELCRLMIDSVRKKDDEVM; encoded by the coding sequence ATGAGTCACATGCCTGCAGAATACAGATTCAAAACCGTCATGCTAGGAGATGGTGCGGTGGGCAAAACGGCACTTACTATCCGTTACACCCAGGAACGCTTTGAATCAGATTATAAGCACACCATCGGCAGTGATTTCGCTATCAAAAGAACCAGACTTCCGGAAAGAGATAGCAATGTAACGCTTCAAATTTGGGATTTGGCTGGTCAGCCACGATACTCGGTCGTGCGAGAAGGATTCTATAGAGGGGCGAGAGGAGGCCTATTGGTTTATGATGTCACTCGCCGCCGTACTTTCTTGAATATTGAGAACTGGAAAAACGAATGCTTCAAGGCTATAGGAAATCCAATACCGATGATTGTTGTTGCAAACAAAGTAGATCTTGAAGAAAGCAGAGTCGTCGGTACTGAGGAAGGGAAAGAATACGCCGATGAGTTAGGCTTTCTGTATGTTGAATCCAGTGCCTTGACAGGCGAGAATGTGGAAAAGGCCTATACTGAACTTTGCAGGCTTATGATTGACAGTGTGAGGAAGAAAGACGACGAAGTGATGTAG
- a CDS encoding GTP-binding protein, whose amino-acid sequence MSHLYKKFVEERVSPLVNNIENIRNCTVIAHIDHGKTTLTDSLIAASGLLSKDVAASAKLLDYDMIEQERGITIKSSGISLIHDREDQEYLIHLVDTPGHIDFSSHVTRGLRLTDGAIVVVDVIEGVMVQTETVTRQAIEEVVRPMLFLNKIDRLITERKLNAEQVAEQIKRVVMEFNGMLGKYIDDDLLDKWQVSFARNSLCVGSALDKWGIGIEVLRSRAGESADRETMEEAFLELLKEIVEAYRNENEDELSKRYPVAETTLDSVVHIVPNPKEAQKERMPRIWGGQSDTEYGKSLYDCNRDGPCILAVSNTQRDRHAGLVAVVRVFSGILRNRQELTNLRTGDTEKTLLTGLLMSKTRVGLDEVPAGNLAFLTGIEPLSIGDTLVEPGYEDAQPISELQYPTEPVVTYTIEPKILSQLSEIKEPIKEFVETDPALEFQVNPETGEMLLSGAGELHVEISVEKLERKGVQVRLGQPMVLLKEQLTEDGKPESAGGAESSSFTVQAKLLQESGRPDIEGEILDADPQSMCYLVDQTKKIEPHTEEAEWVIEGFRTVKQSGPVQGERMRHLLVVIREADIRFEKPETSWRDITQPMIQALRKSIMSDEPVVLEPWLHLEITAPEDYIGTLSKILAKRKGEILEMESERHLYKIEAEIPVRESFGLADEMRTATSGWATWGAESGDYRRI is encoded by the coding sequence TTGTCTCATCTGTACAAGAAATTTGTCGAGGAAAGAGTTTCTCCACTGGTCAATAATATAGAGAATATTAGAAACTGTACTGTAATCGCGCATATTGACCATGGAAAGACAACCCTAACAGATTCGCTTATTGCCGCTTCTGGCCTTCTCTCCAAAGATGTAGCTGCTTCTGCAAAATTATTGGATTATGATATGATTGAACAGGAGCGGGGTATAACCATTAAGTCGTCAGGAATCTCGCTCATTCATGACAGAGAAGACCAAGAATATCTAATCCATTTAGTAGATACTCCAGGTCACATTGATTTCTCAAGCCATGTTACCAGAGGGCTTAGACTCACAGATGGGGCAATTGTGGTAGTTGATGTCATCGAGGGAGTAATGGTTCAAACGGAGACTGTGACAAGGCAGGCTATTGAGGAAGTAGTTCGACCGATGCTGTTCCTCAATAAGATTGACCGACTGATTACCGAGCGTAAGCTGAATGCAGAACAAGTAGCTGAACAAATCAAGCGAGTTGTCATGGAATTCAACGGAATGCTTGGTAAATACATCGATGATGATCTGCTGGATAAATGGCAGGTTTCTTTTGCTCGAAACTCTCTTTGTGTGGGGTCTGCCCTAGATAAATGGGGTATTGGCATAGAAGTCCTACGAAGTCGAGCTGGTGAGTCAGCAGACAGGGAAACCATGGAAGAGGCGTTTCTTGAACTTCTCAAGGAGATTGTAGAGGCCTACAGAAACGAAAACGAAGATGAGTTATCTAAGAGGTATCCAGTTGCAGAAACCACCCTTGATTCGGTTGTTCACATAGTACCAAATCCAAAGGAAGCACAGAAAGAGAGAATGCCTCGAATCTGGGGGGGACAATCAGACACCGAATATGGCAAGAGTCTGTATGATTGCAATAGAGATGGACCCTGCATTCTGGCTGTGAGCAATACTCAGAGAGATAGACATGCAGGTCTTGTAGCAGTGGTACGAGTTTTTTCAGGGATCTTGAGAAATCGACAGGAATTGACCAACTTGCGAACGGGAGATACCGAGAAAACGCTTCTTACAGGGCTTTTGATGTCAAAGACGCGCGTAGGACTGGATGAAGTTCCAGCTGGAAATCTCGCATTTTTGACAGGCATTGAACCGCTTTCCATTGGAGACACATTGGTCGAGCCTGGCTATGAAGATGCCCAGCCAATTAGCGAGCTTCAGTATCCCACGGAGCCTGTGGTAACCTATACCATAGAACCAAAGATTCTGTCTCAGTTGAGTGAAATCAAAGAGCCAATCAAAGAGTTTGTCGAAACTGACCCCGCGCTTGAATTCCAGGTTAATCCTGAGACAGGCGAGATGCTCCTTTCGGGTGCCGGCGAATTGCACGTTGAAATAAGTGTTGAGAAACTTGAACGGAAAGGGGTACAAGTTCGCTTAGGTCAACCAATGGTTCTACTCAAGGAACAGCTAACTGAAGACGGGAAGCCTGAATCAGCAGGGGGTGCCGAATCTAGTTCTTTCACGGTTCAGGCAAAGCTCCTCCAAGAGAGTGGTCGACCAGATATCGAGGGTGAAATCCTAGATGCTGATCCGCAGTCAATGTGTTATCTAGTAGATCAGACAAAGAAGATTGAACCACATACGGAAGAGGCTGAATGGGTGATTGAGGGATTCCGTACAGTGAAACAGAGCGGACCGGTTCAGGGAGAACGGATGAGACATCTTTTGGTAGTGATAAGAGAGGCAGATATTCGATTCGAGAAACCTGAAACCTCCTGGAGAGACATCACACAACCTATGATTCAAGCATTGCGAAAGAGCATAATGAGCGACGAGCCCGTTGTGCTTGAGCCATGGTTACATCTTGAGATTACAGCTCCTGAGGATTACATAGGCACACTAAGCAAAATCCTTGCCAAACGGAAGGGGGAAATCTTGGAGATGGAATCAGAACGTCATCTCTACAAAATAGAGGCAGAGATTCCAGTACGAGAATCATTTGGACTGGCTGATGAAATGAGAACAGCAACATCGGGATGGGCTACGTGGGGAGCTGAAAGTGGAGACTACAGAAGAATCTAG